One Phoenix dactylifera cultivar Barhee BC4 chromosome 8, palm_55x_up_171113_PBpolish2nd_filt_p, whole genome shotgun sequence genomic window carries:
- the LOC103704905 gene encoding germin-like protein 8-14, translated as MLPILLLCFLLPSSHAADFCVADLMGSLTPSGYQCKVESAVTTDDFVFTGLGVVGNTSNIIKAAVTPAFAAQFPGVNGLGISAARLDLAAGGVIPLHTHPAASELLVVTKGIIVAGFISSANTVYYMTLHKGETMVFPQGLLHFQVNGGGTPAVAIVSFSSPSPGLQITSFALFANNLPSALVEKVTFLDDAEVKKLKKVLGGTG; from the coding sequence ATGCTTCCtatcctcctcctttgcttcctcctcccctcctcccaTGCCGCGGACTTCTGCGTCGCGGACCTCATGGGCTCCCTGACCCCCTCGGGCTACCAGTGCAAGGTGGAATCTGCCGTCACCACCGACGACTTTGTCTTCACGGGCCTCGGCGTCGTCGGCAACACCTCCAACATCATCAAGGCTGCAGTGACGCCGGCCTTTGCCGCCCAGTTCCCCGGCGTCAACGGGCTGGGCATCTCCGCCGCTCGCCTCGACCTTGCTGCAGGGGGTGTCATTCCCCTCCACACCCACCCTGCTGCCTCCGAGCTTCTCGTGGTCACCAAGGGCATCATCGTTGCTGGCTTCATCTCCTCAGCCAATACTGTGTACTATATGACCCTCCACAAGGGTGAGACCATGGTCTTCCCCCAAGGGCTGCTGCACTTCCAAGTAAATGGTGGCGGGACGCCGGCGGTTGCCATCGTGAGCTTCAGCAGCCCAAGCCCAGGGCTTCAGATAACATCATTCGCGCTCTTTGCCAACAATTTACCATCAGCATTGGTGGAGAAGGTTACCTTCCTCGATGATGCTGAAGTGAAGAAGCTCAAGAAGGTGCTTGGAGGGACCGGGTAA
- the LOC103704906 gene encoding germin-like protein 8-14, with product MLPILLLCLLVSSSHAADFCVADLTGPETPSGYQCKKESAVTADDFVITGLGVPGNFSTMFKAAPKTAFVAQFPGLNGLGISAAYVYYAPGGFIPVHSHPAGTELLVVTEGTLLAGFISSANNPYYKTLNKGDAMVFPQGLLHFQVNVGETTAVGVVGFSSPSPGIQVTSPALFSNNLPSAVVEKVTYLDDAEVKKLKKMLGGTG from the coding sequence ATGCTTCCCATCCTCCTCCTTTGTCTCCTCGTTTCCTCCTCTCACGCCGCAGACTTCTGCGTGGCGGATCTAACCGGCCCAGAGACCCCCTCGGGCTACCAGTGCAAGAAAGAATCTGCTGTCACCGCCGACGACTTCGTCATCACCGGCCTCGGCGTGCCCGGCAACTTTTCCACCATGTTTAAGGCAGCGCCGAAGACGGCCTTTGTCGCCCAGTTTCCTGGCCTCAATGGGCTTGGCATCTCAGCTGCCTACGTCTATTATGCCCCTGGGGGTTTTATCCCCGTCCACAGCCACCCGGCCGGCACTGAACTCCTTGTGGTCACCGAGGGCACCCTCTTGGCAGGCTTTATCTCCTCCGCCAATAACCCCTACTATAAAACCCTCAACAAGGGCGACGCCATGGTCTTCCCCCAGGGGCTGCTGCACTTCCAAGTGAATGTTGGTGAGACGACAGCGGTAGGCGTCGTGGGATTCAGCAGCCCGAGCCCTGGGATCCAAGTAACATCGCCCGCGCTCTTTTCGAACAATTTGCCATCGGCAGTGGTCGAGAAGGTTACCTACCTTGATGATGCCGAAGTGAAGAAGCTCAAGAAGATGCTCGGAGGGACCGGATAA
- the LOC103704907 gene encoding MOB kinase activator-like 1A, whose translation MSLFGLGNRNQKTFRPKKNAPSGNKGAQLKRHIDATLGSGNLREAVRLPPGEDLNEWLAVNTVDFFNQVNILYGTLIEFCTPTSCPTMSAGAKFEYRWADGVQIKKPIEVSAPKYVDYLMDWIESQLDDENIFPQKLGVPFPPNFHDVVKTIFKRLFRVYAHIYHSHFQKIVSLKEEAHLNTCFKHFILFIWEFRLIDEGELAPLRDLIESIIVAH comes from the exons ATGAGTCTTTTCGGCCTCGGAAACAG GAACCAGAAGACATTTCGGCCCAAAAAGAATGCTCCATCTGGAAACAAG GGGGCGCAGCTGAAAAGACACATTGATGCTACATTAGGTAGTGGGAACCTAAGGGAGGCTGTACGATTACCACCTGGGGAGGACCTTAATGAATGGCTTGCTGTCAATA CTGTTGACTTCTTCAATCAGGTTAATATTTTGTATGGCACTCTCATAGAATTTTGCACACCAACCAGCTGCCCAACAATGTCAGCAGGAGCAAA GTTTGAGTATAGGTGGGCCGATGGAGTTCAAATTAAAAAGCCTATCGAGGTTTCTGCGCCAAAATATGTAGATTATTTGATGGACTGGATCGAATCGCAGCTTGATGATGAAAACATATTTCCACAAAAACTTG GGGTGCCATTTCCTCCAAATTTTCATGATGTTGTCAAAACGATATTCAAACGTCTGTTTCGGGTGTATGCTCATATTTATCATTCACATTTTCAAAAAATTGTGAGTCTGAAGGAAGAGGCTCATCTCAATACTTGCTTCAAGCACTTCATTTTATTTATATGG GAATTCCGTCTGATCGATGAGGGTGAACTTGCACCTCTTCGTGATCTAATTGAATCTATCATTGTTGCACATTGA